Proteins encoded by one window of Haematobia irritans isolate KBUSLIRL chromosome 2, ASM5000362v1, whole genome shotgun sequence:
- the LOC142224664 gene encoding uncharacterized protein LOC142224664 — MDLAQYHHMEKTLIKSYELKTVTFGINCAPFLAIRTLKQLGSDCEESSPQAAAILKYEIYVDDVLPGGFSLAEAREKLAQLMQTLASASFPFKKITANNRFLLKDIAREDLLGPVNDSPIVTKRQMLSTIARLFDPLGRLSPIVIIAKILMQQLWEANIDWDEAIPPHLLERWKSFRENLPIIQELKIPRWVEFSQDAQVQIHGFCDASEVAPTKKTTIPKLELCGALLLTNLVKAVAESFNNGAELHLWTDSSIVLGWLQKSPQTLKTFVANRVSQIQNFTSVTNWKHVKTEDNPADLGTRGSLPQDLMKSSVWWSGPSWIRTPRNLWPEPRTFDGS; from the exons ATGGACCTGGCGCAATATCATCATATGGAGAAAACCTTAA TTAAATCGTATGAATTGAAAACTGTTACTTTTGGCATTAATTGCGCACCGTTTCTCGCCATAAGAACATTGAAGCAGCTTGGAAGCGATTGTGAAGAGTCAAGTCCGCAAGCAGCAGCTATTCTCAAATATGAAATTTACGTCGATGATGTGCTACCAGGAGGATTTAGTTTGGCAGAGGCAAGAGAGAAACTGGCACAACTTATGCAAACTTTAGCTTCTGCGTCATTTCCattcaaaaaaataactgctaaCAACAGGTTTCTGCTGAAAGACATAGCCCGAGAAGATCTTCTAG GCCCAGTTAATGATTCTCCAATTGTCACAAAACGACAAATGCTCTCTACTATTGCCCGTCTTTTTGACCCACTAGGACGGCTTAGTCCAATCGTCATCATAGCGAAAATACTTATGCAGCAGCTTTGGGAAGCAAATATTGATTGGGATGAAGCCATTCCACCACATTTATTAGAAAGATGGAAATCATTCAGAGAAAATTTGCCGATCATCCAGGAACTAAAAATCCCAAGATGGGTTGAATTTTCGCAAGATGCACAAGTTCAGATCCATGGCTTCTGCGATGCATCGGA AGTAGCGCCGACTAAGAAAACAACAATACCGAAACTTGAGCTATGTGGTGCTTTGTTACTCACCAACTTAGTGAAAGCAGTGGCTGAATCTTTTAATAATGGAGCTGAGTTGCACTTATGGACGGATTCATCGATAGTGCTAGGTTGGCTTCAAAAATCACCGCAGACACTTAAAACTTTTGTTGCGAATCGAGTATCTCAGATTCAAAACTTTACAAGTGTCACTAATTGGAAGCACGTTAAAACAGAGGATAACCCTGCCGATTTGGGTACCCGTGGTAGTTTACCACAGGACTTAATGAAAAGTAGTGTCTGGTGGAGCGGACCATCTTGGATTCGAACTCCGAGAAATTTATGGCCCGAACCTCGTACATTTGACGGATCTTGA
- the LOC142224665 gene encoding uncharacterized protein LOC142224665, translated as MNYVLRVFQEPSSRPKSFDISTMELEKTNWYLLNNCIILKKQLASFLDRNGLMRVRGRLENSGLSYDEMHPVIVPEKSYFAGLLINHTHQLLCHAEYKDVQAVYHVQTKISTSNDGSLPPERATFSLPFTYTGVDFAGPFNLKTSSLRNAKVVKGYAAVFVCFSTKAVHLEVCSDLSSDAFLAAFTRFTGRRGLPKTMFSDNGKNFGGASYKLLQAHNTFLMRKSVSSESLSHG; from the exons ATGAACTATGTTTTACGAGTGTTCCAAGAGCCTTCCTCTCGTCCTAAGAGCTTTGATATTTCGACTATGGAACTCGAGAAAACCAATTGGTATTTACTCAACAATTGTATTATCCTCAAGAAGCAATTAGCTTCTTTTCTTGACAGGAATGGACTTATGCGAGTCCGAGGTCGTCTGGAAAATTCGGGATTAAGTTATGATGAAATGCATCCAGTTATAGTTCcagaaaaatcatattttgcggGTCTTCTTATCAATCATACACATCAACTATTATGTCATGCCGAGTACAAA GATGTGCAAGCCGTGTACCATGttcaaacgaaaatttcaacatcAAATGATGGCTCGTTGCCGCCCGAACgagcaacattttctttaccaTTCACGTATACTGGAGTGGACTTCGCTGGTCCCTTCAACCTAAAGACTTCGAGTTTGAGAAACGCTAAAGTAGTTAAAGGTTATGCCGCGGTGTTCGTATGCTTTTCAACAAAGGCGGTTCATTTAGAAGTGTGTTCCGACTTATCGTCTGATGCCTTTTTAGCAGCGTTCACCCGATTTACCGGTCGAAGAGGTTTGCCGAAAACTATGTTTTCCGACAATGGGAAGAACTTTGGTGGAGCCAGTTATAAACTTCTACAAGCACATAATACATTTCTAATGAGGAAAAGTGTCTCATCAGAAAGTTTG AGCCACGGATAA